DNA from Rhipicephalus microplus isolate Deutch F79 chromosome 5, USDA_Rmic, whole genome shotgun sequence:
TGTTCAACAGATCACATCATTGCAAGCCTCTATCTTCTCCTAAACTTCTTTATAGTGCGAGTgcaagtcagtcagtcagtcagtttattttccttaaagacccccaatgggggtattacataaggggtgggaataaTATTTAACAAACGTAATCAATACATGGGTTTCAACTATATACATTTCTTCATATTACAAGGAAATATGCATGTACAATAAATAACACACGTAACCAACATGTAATTCAAAAAAGCACTTTAAAAGTTATTTGTTAGAAGATGGTCAGTGACATGTTGTGCAAAAGAAGATGGACATATTATGTCGACAATGGAAAaagggaggtcgttccagtcttttgctgtgcgggaaaaaaatgacgcgagaaatgttgatgttcgagcgcgcattaatgaaacctgctgcgtgtggcttgtcctggctgatatgcgtgttgcgggtttgatgtaagatggttgatgcaggattgaactgtgaaaaaatttatggtaaagacaaagagaagaaatgcgccgacgaagagcgagcgatggaagattggatagtaattttagtgatgtgacgctgatgtcgtatgaatacgaagaatgaatgaagcgagctgcacggttttgaactgaTTCTAGAGCGCAGATGAGGTATGCTTGGTGCGGGTCCCAGATGGCGGATGCGTATTCCAATTTCGGTCGAACTAGTGATGTGTAGGCAAGTAATCTTACTTGCATTGGAGCACTTTTGAGGTGACGTTTTAAAAAGCCTAAGGTTTTGTTAGACGATGAAATGATGTTTTGGACATGCGTACGCCAGATCAGATCGCTAGTCACggtgacacctaggtatttataagAGTTAGTCAGTTCTAGGGGTAAGCTGTTGATTGTGTACGGAAACATGAGCGGATTATTGCTACGCGTAAATGACATAGTTTTGCATTTATTTACGTTTAGTGTCATTAACCAAGTGGTACACCATTTCGAAACGTTAGTAAGATCGTTCTCTAAGGTTAACTGGTCAGAGGTGTTTAGTATTGTGCGGTagacaacgcagtcatctgcgaacatacgtatattactggttacatgcaaaggtaagtcgttaatatagattaaaaatagtagcgggccaaggacggagccttgagggacacctgatgttactggGATGGCAGTAGACAGGTGGTTATTTACAGCGACGCGTTGTGATCGATTAGTAAGGAACTCTATTATCCATTTTATGACGGTGGGATGTAAATTTAGTTGGGAAAGTTTAGCGAACAATCGTTGATGAGgcaccttatcgaatgctttagcatAATCAAGAAAAACGGCATCAGTTTGCACGTTAACGTCGAGGTTAGTATGAATGTCATGCAAGAAGGctgccagctgtgtttcacacgACAACCCCTTGCGGAAGCCGTGTTGTGaagggtgaaaaaaattattgctgtcgagaaaattcattatgtgggagtagatgacatgctccatgatcttgcaggggacgcttgttagggagatggggcgatagttaagtggagagtttctatcgcctgatttgaagaccggaaCGACCTTCCCTATCTTCCAGTCACATGGGATGATTCCTGAGGAAAGGGACTGGGAAAATATTAGAGCAAGAAAAAGCGAAGCACTCTCTTTAACATTTTTTAGAATTTTGGAATTGATACCATCCATGCCCGCAGAGGAtgacaatttcattttttctattatagACAATATTCCATTTGCGCAGAAATTGATTgctggcatgtcatgattacaatTAAAGCCAAGTGAAGGTATGCGGGAGTGTATGCTTGGTTCATCAGTAAAAACTGTAGCAAAAGAAGCGTTGAATAGATTCGCACATTCCCCGTCAGTAATAGCTTCACCAGATTCAAGGGTTAGTACAGTGTCACGCGGTTTGTCAGCCTTAAGTGTTTTCCAGAACTGTCTGGGATTAGTCTGCAGTAGCTTGGGTAGGTCTGTGTTATAGAAGAAGTTTTTTGCTTTGCGCAGGGCTAAAAGATAATTGCGGTCAGCCTCATAGTACCTATCCCATACACTCGGTTGACCTGCACGTTTGGCAGATcggaataaacgtttctttttattttcaaggcGTTTTAGATTTTTAGTAAACCAGGGTTTGTTGCAGGTGCTTGTGAAGCTGACTTTAGGTATGAATTTATCGGTTAGCTCCGTCAGTTTACCGATAAAGCGGGTCCAATTCGTATCTACTGTGTGTTGATGTAAAGTTGCTTGGAAAGTGTGGAAGAATGCGCTAAGAGCTTCGTTTATTGTTTCGTAATCCCCTCTGTCATATAGATGGATCGTTTTTTTGTAGGTTTCTCGTTTAAGtggttgaaaagaaaaagtggcgtgaattgtcttatggtcactgatttcgGGTAGATAGTGAATGCGTGACAGGCTTTCAGGATTGTTGGTTAGTATCAGATCCAGGACACTGGCTGTATCTTGCGATACACGTGTTGGCTCTGTGACTAGTTGGGTCATGTTGAAGTTTAGGCAAATATCAAGAAACGCATTAGCTTCACCTACACCCGTAGATGAATGCACATTGCTGGTGCGCCATTCTATTTgtgggaagttaaaatcaccgaATAAAAGTACGTGCGCGTTTGGATGAGCAGACGTGAGCTGGCACATGGCCTGATTAAGTTGGTTGCTAAAATTGGAACTAGCACGGGGTGGTCGGTAGCAAACGCCCAGTACAACGGACTGAGGATGTGCCTTAATAAGTACCCAGAGCATTTCTAGCTCTGTTTTAATATGTACGACTGAGCAAGATAATTGCTCGTGAACAGCAATGAGTACACCGCCACCACGAGTAGATGCGCGGTTATTCCTGTACAACTGGAAGTTTGGTAATTCTGACAGAACTTCGTCATCACGGATGTCATCAGTTAACCACGTTTCGGTAAGTAATAGCACATTGCTTTCAGAGGATGATACAGTGCTAGATATAAGTTCCCGTTTGGGTAGgaaactgcgaatgttagtgTAAATAACAGAAAGTGAAAGAGTTTTGCTAGTAACCGCAACAgcggtcgtttttttttcccgGTGGCTTGATTGCTACGATAGTTCTTTGACGGTGTTTGATTCGGCGTCGAAAATGTAGCGCTTCTGAttcatgtgcagtgttttgaagtgCATTGAAAATGGCTTGTTGTTACTTCTCGCAAAAGCAATTAGTTGTTTTCTAGCATTTTGGACTGAGCGTGAGAAGTCTTCACCTATGCCGTAACTTGTCCCCTTAAGCTTGCGACCATTCGATAATATTGCAGTTTTTGTCTTGTGCAGAGCAATCTTCACGATTATGGGCCGGGAGCGTTCAGGTGAATGTCGACCGAGACGATGCGCGCGTTCGATATCTCTTGGTTCTAAGTGAACCTGTAGGTTGTCCCGGCAAAGATTCATTACCAGCCGCTCCGATTCAGAAAATGTTTCAGATGCGGAAGGGTCCGGGATACCGTAAAATATTAGGTTGTTTCGCCTTGAGCGATTTTCAGCGTCATCAATACGGGCTTCTAGTGCAAAGATTCTGCAGGAGGTCTGCTCCGTGTTAACGCGCAGGACTTCTATTTCTTTTCGAAGTGGTACCAGAGACTGATAATGACTTTCAAGGTCTGATAATCTTTTGTTCAGTTCGCCAATTGTTTTATCGGTGTTACCGAGCTGAGACTTCAAGCCCTGTACTTCTGCAATTAGTTGTGTTTGACCTGTAGATAGCTTACGCAATTCAGCAAGAAGGTTCTCAGAGATATTTGAagggccagggttagtttcaacaTCTCCAGCTAGAATTAGTAGTGCACGAATTACATGGACACACTCGGCAATAATAACCATACAGCAATGCGGGCTTGGCAGCTGTACCAGAAAGTAATTACCAGATCTTTTCGAAAAGACAACGTAGGGCTCACCAACctgcatagcgggagcgaattgattagtgatccgtgcagtggcacagacaccaagcccacagcgctccgttgaaggtccttgttcttttataggtgtcgggctcgtggatgtcgatgatgatgcaaccgtccaggcttggttgagctcagctgcccagagtccctcttctggtcgagccaggcatttgacgataggcagagggcatgcgctgccttcgtcgcttccaggacagctgaagccatgttccgccggcgctaccgcatgcgcaagcgcaggtagcagcagatgagcgatgacgtaacggaccatctgcatagcgggagcgaattgattagtgatccgtgcagtggcacagacaccaagcccacagcgctccgttgaaggtccttgttcttttataggtgtcgggctcgtggatgtcgatgatgatgcaaccgtccaggcttggttgagctcagctgcccagagtccctcttctggtcgagccaggcatttgacgataggcagagggcatgcgctgccttcgtcgcttccaggacagctgaagccatgttccgccggcgctaccgcatgcgcaagcgcaggtagcagcagatgagcgatgacgtaacggaccatctgcatagcgggagcgaattgattagtgatccgtgcagtggcacagacaccaagcccacCCGTGCCTTCGTCACCAAAGTGGTGACGAAGGCACGTTGCCATGTACATACTGATGCTTTGATGCCAATTGCATTCAATTTTCAGAGAGATGGCAGACATCATGGATAAGCAACACCATGTCAGCCCAATCGTGACTTATACACAGGGGTGCAAAATGGTCCGAGAGAACAAGGAAACGTAAGTTTGGTCATCAAAGAGAGGTAAAAGCACCACTACTATACAATATATTTTTTCACAGAGAACCAGAGGCTCGAGTGCAAGCTGCAGCCCCAGCCAGCCAGGAGTCTAGTGCTGAGGAAACAGCAGAAGTGCAGAAGCGTAAGGCGAAAGATCCGCCTTTGGTGCAGCTGCTGCAGGAGCTTGAAGAGATTGAAAAAAAACAGGGCTGCTCAACACACAGACCCTGCTGGAACGTTTTGTGACAGCATATGaagcaaaaaaataaacttcTTGTTCTCATGAAGTCTCGTTTTATGGCATTGGTACAAATCACATAGGAAGGTGAAAATCGGAGGAGCAAAGCATGTGAAACACACGATTTCAAGTCTTGACGGCCATGTTCTTGCGTAGCAGTTCACACAAGTATGCAAAACATTTAAAAGTCTCCTCAGCACTGTGTATCGACAATGTTCTTGCAAAGTAGTTCACACAAGCATGTAAAACACTGAACCTGAAGTCTCAGCACTGCGTTTCGGCAATGTTCTTGCGTTGGCGTTTACACATCTCTCCAACAGCTGCAGTGCTTGTGATGGCTCCATCGTTGTCATTTTCAATGTCGTCTTCCCTCGGTAAATCCTCGAAGTTGATCAATGTGCCGCGACTTCTGCTACATAGGTTGTGCAGCACACATGCTGCTGCGACAATGAGGCAACACTGATCAATGGTGTCTGCATCCACAAGATATAACCACCTGAAGCGCTGCTTCAAAATGCCAAAGGCATGTTCAGGCCAGCTATAGAACATGCCAAAGGCATGTTCTATAGCTACGTGTCGCTGGCTGAGCCTCTTATTAAACTTTCGCTTGTAGCGCTCAAACGTGGCCCTGTTGTTCTTGTATGAAGGCAATAGCCATGGAAGGAGCGGGTACGCTGCGTCCCCTAGTAAATAATCGCTGGTGCACTTAGATTCTGCAGCGCCGTAGAAGGGGCTCTCTCTCAGCACACGTGCGTCGTGTACGCTGCCAGGATAACCAACAAAAATGTCAGTGAAACGGCTGTTTGCATCGCAGTTTTTTTGAAGAATGATTGAAGGAAATTTTTTTCTATTGTAGTAGGATGCCGGTGATTCATTCTGGTGCGGAATCTCTATGTGGCAACCATCAATACACCCAATAGTGTTCTTCGGACCTTTACCGTCGCTCCTAGCAGCAAAGCCTGCTTTGATATTCGCCCGCTCTTGATCGCTGGGCCAAGCAATCACTTCATCACTGATGCTAAAGAGAAAGTCAAGAACCCGTTTCAAGCACAAAGACACGGATGACTCGGAGACATCAAAGGTATCCGCGATTCTATACATACTATTCTGCGTGCCCAAGTAGCTGAGAAAAATCGGGCAAGCTTTCTCCACTGGGATTAGGGGGCGTCCTCCCCGCGGCATAGGAAAAAAGGGCGACGACTTGAAGCGCCCCACGAGTGTTTCGAACGTCTCTCTTGACAGCCGAAACAGGCGCTTGAATTCGTAGTCAAAATAACGGGCCACAACTTCCTCGTAGCATCTAGGTGTGCGGTTACGATCGCTGCGGACCAATTGGGCACCAATTTGACACAACACTGCGTCGAGTTCCTCATCTTCACTGTCAGATTCAACCAATTCCATGGCGATGTGGAGTTCCTCCATGTTAACAAATCACGTGCAAATCCTCGGACACACAACTGACACAACTGACAACCGCTTGCCGGTGCGTGCTAAGCCTCACTAGCCCCGTACTGCCCGTACCGTAGCAGACGAAAGGCTTGCACTGCACCTCAACATTCGATTGACATTTTAGCAGTGGCGCTGCTGATGCATTGCATTTGCACCCCGAAACGGGTGCCGAGAAACCTGCGACACTGCTGCACCAGGTGTCGGCACCGGCTGCACCTTTTTGTATACGGTTCCGTGCACTTTTCCTGAATCCAATAGACTTAATAGGCGTccttggtttgactcgcctggttggtagtcgaggttgccatctcgtcttgagagagagaGGACCGTATTCGGGAGATAGTATTCGCAGgtggcgactgcttcttgccgtgggagctgtagctgtctccgaTTAGCTCGGTGTGTCAACTGAAAATCTGGAGCCGAGGCACATTCACCCCGCACCAGTACCACGAGCGAAATAACAGAGACAGCCAGAAGTCGACGTCTTGTCCGCACCCAGACCAGAAAGCAATGTCCTCTTCTTTCTCCGCTTCCAAGCGATTTCACACTACAATTGATGGCTCATGCCCATTTACCTGTAATAATATATGAAGCTACATCACGTATATAAACAATGCAAGTACTTTAGGTAGCATTGTCATTGTGCTAGTTAACAGAATGTATACAAGCCACGTACTCGACGATAGTATACAGTTTTTTAAGACTCGATGTACGATCACACGGTTAAAGTACGGTGTTTTCAATTTCTCAACACCATTTTGGAGCAGTTTCAGAGCAGTTACTAAGAAATATTACACACTGTAGCAGCACTTCACTAAACGTAGCATATTAATCTTAAAAGCTCTAAACATTTTAAAGGGGGAGGAGGGGATCAAAAGTGAAATTTTTTAGTTTTTGTTGTACAGCAATCAAATTTGGCATGCTTATTCGAAATTGCGCTGAATGATAAATGACAAAGTTTCATTTAGCTATCCCTAGTCGTTCTGGAATGATGAATATTTTTATGCATCACTGCACTATGAAACTTGCCCAAAGCCTGGTCTGACAACAAAACATGGCAGAAGCCTACAGTTGCTCTTATATTTCAGCCATTGGGAAGGTTAATGTCGGGTGAACCGACGCGGCGCCTGCGACTCACATAAACAAAACGAGTTGCCGGCGAATGCTGATGCTTGGCCACGGTGTAAGAAGGAGAAGTGACCGAACGACTGCGGCGAGCGGCCGCGACGAGCGCACTTCGTAGCGCTCGCAGTTGGCCGCCTCTCCACTAGATGGCGGGCGtcgttctagccctcccgagtggCCGCTTGTTGAGCGCACCCCGTAGTCGAGTGTGACAGCAGCGTCGGCTTTGTTGCTTTGTTCCCGCTATTTTATTTGTCACACCTCGCATGCGTGCTTTATGGCCTCATAAGGCATCAGTGACATGGGGAAGTGCTTCGTTCCGCAGTGCAACAGCGGCTACAAGTCGTGCAAAAAATTCTCGCTCTTCAAGCCGCCCGCAGACGCCGAGAAACTCGCGGCATGGAGGTGGGCGATCCCACGAAAGGACCGTGTTCTGACCCGGAAGGACCTTGTGTGCGAGCGGCATTTTGCTCCACATTTCATGGTGAAGACGTGGGGTGCCGAGTACAAGGAACATATCCTCATGCAAGGTGAGCGTAGAGCTACGTTGGCGAAGGACGCAATACCATCAATTTTTGATGGATGCCCCACTTACCTCACGAAGGAAGTGAAGCCTTCGAGAAAACCGGTGAAGCGGAAAACTAACACCAGTGAGCTGCCAGCCAAGTCATGCCGCCTGTCTCCCAGTATGGAGAATGCAGTCATAGCGCAGCAAATGCACTTGACAATCCACCGGATGGTGATGACAACACGCTTGACTTAACAGAGAACAGAACTGGAATTGCAGAGCTTTGCCCATCCGCCTTTGACGTACTTTGTGAAAGTGCACAGTCCGTGCGTCTTCCCGAATTCTCATGGGCTGTACATCGCGTAGATATGGAGGGCATCTGAGATAATGTGTACTCAAAAATGGCTGTGAAGCAAGATTCTGCGGCAGCGAATCTACATATCTAAGGCAGTGCACATCAAAAGTGACATGAGTATGAACCACGGTGGAAGAATAAGAGGTGTCTCAACGGGGCCGGCTAACCGCTTCAGTGGCGAGCGCGAAGCCTGCTCGTGCTTTTGAGGAGctccgctagatggcgccacataTTCGGTGGCCTTCGGAACGTAAGAAAGCTGCGACAGCGACTTGTTTCACGGGCATGTTCAGCGGAATGGAGTGCCGTGTTTTTGTTTGAAGTATTCAGTGAAGTTCCGTGATGGGAAAAAAGTGTTTCGTGCCTCTTTGCACGACAGGATATAAGTCCTGTCGCGAGaagttttccttgttttcggCACCGAAAGAAGAGGAACAACTGAAAGTG
Protein-coding regions in this window:
- the LOC119187511 gene encoding uncharacterized protein LOC119187511, with protein sequence MMSAISLKIECNWHQSISMYMATCLRHHFGDEGTGGLGVCATARITNQFAPAMQMVRYVIAHLLLPALAHAVAPAEHGFSCPGSDEGSACPLPIVKCLARPEEGLWAAELNQAWTVASSSTSTSPTPIKEQGPSTERCGLGVCATARITNQFAPAMQMVRYVIAHLLLPALAHAVAPAEHGFSCPGSDEGSACPLPIVKCLARPEEGLWAAELNQAWTVASSSTSTSPTPIKEQGPSTERCGLGVCATARITNQFAPAMQVGEPYVVFSKRSGNYFLVQLPSPHCCMVIIAECVHVIRALLILAGDVETNPGPSNISENLLAELRKLSTGQTQLIAEVQGLKSQLGNTDKTIGELNKRLSDLESHYQSLVPLRKEIEVLRVNTEQTSCRIFALEARIDDAENRSRRNNLIFYGIPDPSASETFSESERLVMNLCRDNLQVHLEPRDIERAHRLGRHSPERSRPIIVKIALHKTKTAILSNGRKLKGTSYGIGEDFSRSVQNARKQLIAFARSNNKPFSMHFKTLHMNQKRYIFDAESNTVKELS